The Haemorhous mexicanus isolate bHaeMex1 chromosome 8, bHaeMex1.pri, whole genome shotgun sequence genome includes a window with the following:
- the TYW5 gene encoding tRNA wybutosine-synthesizing protein 5: MERRQQREQRAVALERLEGVTRERFLRDIYPRRKPVVLTGLELGPCTTKWTIDYLSQAEGSKEVKIHVSAVPQMDFLSKNFVYRTLPFDAFVRRAAEVKHKEYFLTEDEKYYLRSVGEDVRKDIADIRKQFPILAEDVHIPEYFEKEQFFSSVFRISSAGLQLWTHYDVMDNFLIQVTGRKRVVLYSPRDAPYLYLSGTKSEVLDVDNPDMDKYPLFGKAKRYQCVLEAGDVLFIPALWFHNVISEEFGVALNVFWKHLPAESYDKTDTYGNKDPMAASRAIQILDRALKTLEELPEEYRDFYARRMVLRIQEKAYRNDYG, translated from the exons ATggagcggcggcagcagcgggaGCAGCGGGCGGTGGCCCTGGAGCGGCTGGAGGGGGTGACGCGGGAGCGCTTCCTGCGGGACATCTACCCGCGG AGAAAGCCAGTAGTGCTGACAGGACTGGAACTGGGCCCTTGCACCACCAAATGGACAATAGATTACTTGAGCCAAGCTGAAGGATCTAAAGAAGTAAAGATTCATGTTTCTGCAGTGCCACAGATGGATTTCCTCAGTAAGAACTTTGTGTATAG aactCTGCCTTTTGATGCATTTGTACGGAGAGCAGCTGAAGTCAAGCACAAAGAGTACTTTCTGACTGAG GATGAAAAGTACTATTTGCGTTCAGTGGGTGAAGATGTTAGGAAG GATATTGCAGATATCAGGAAGCAGTTTCCTATTTTAGCAGAAGATGTTCATATTCCAGAGTATTTTGAGAAGGAACAGTTTTTCTCTAGTGTCTTCCGCATCAGCTCAGCTGGATTACAGTTATGGACACATTATGAT GTAATGGACAACTTCTTAATCCAAGtcacagggagaaaaagagTTGTTTTGTACAGTCCTCGAGATGCaccatatttatatttatcag GTACTAAATCGGAGGTGCTGGATGTGGATAACCCAGACATGGACAAATATCCCCTTTTTGGGAAAGCCAAGCGCTATCAATGTGTTTTGGAAGCAGGAGATGTGTTATTTATTCCAG CTTTGTGGTTCCATAATGTAATTTCTGAGGAATTTGGAGTGGCACTGAACGTCTTTTGGAAGCACCTTCCTGCTGAGTCCTATGATAAGACTGACACTTATGGAAATAAAGATCCCATGGCAGCCTCTAGAGCTATACAGATCTTGGACAGAGCCTTGAAAACACTTGAAGAGCTACCTGAGGAATATAGGGACTTTTATGCCCGGAGAATGGTGTTACGTATCCAAGAAAAGGCCTACAGGAATGATTATGGATAA
- the C8H2orf69 gene encoding mitochondrial protein C2orf69 homolog, translating to MSRRCRSAAAALLRGLAGPAALCLGSAMSLCGAPAACAAGPAGGGGGGGGFSAARLSAPWLRLPEVPGAEPHRTNELLLLPPPAPRGPAPSPQHHVVYFPGDVQNYHDIMSCHPENFQWEHWSFENVATILARRFPDSFIWVIKCSRMHLHKFSCYDNFVTSNMFGAPEHSTDFGAFKHLHALLVNAFRLSQNILLSQKSVHGVSKDAKIAACKSQPQSAPTTNGCSSRERERGCECSDNSAGNVTVPSAVGAASFTLIGFSKGCVVLNQLLYELKEAKKDKNTNAFLKNIKAIYWLDGGHSGGSNTWVTYPEMLKELAETGIKVHAHVTPYQVFDTMRSWIGREHEKFVQILEEFGVEINDQLHFADEVPSLDNHFRVHEVF from the exons ATGAGCCGGCGCTGCCGTTCGGCCGCCGCCGCGCTGCTGCGGGGGCtcgccggccccgccgcgctgTGCCTGGGCAGCGCCATGAGCCTCTGCGGGGCGCCGGCCGCCTGCGCCGCCGGGCctgcgggcggcggcggcggcggcggggggtTCTCCGCGGCGCGGCTGAGCGCGCCGTGGCTGCGGCTGCCCGAGGTGCCGGGCGCTGAGCCGCACCGCACCAacgagctgctgctgctgccgccgccggccccgcgcggCCCGGCCCCGTCGCCGCAGCACCACGTCGTCTACTTCCCGGGGGACGTGCAG aaCTATCATGACATCATGTCTTGCCACCCAGAAAACTTTCAGTGGGAGCACTGGAGTTTTGAAAATGTTGCCACCATCCTTGCTCGCCGGTTCCCTGATAGCTTTATTTGGGTCATAAAGTGTTCTCGAATGCACCTGCACAAATTCAGTTGTTATGACAACTTTGTGACAAGCAACATGTTTGGTgcaccagagcacagcactgacTTTGGAGCTTTCAAGCATCTCCATGCTTTGCTGGTTAATGCATTCAGACTCTCTCAGAATATTCTGCTGTCCCAGAAAAGTGTGCATGGTGTCAGCAAGGATGCAAAAATAGCTGCTTGTAAATCACAGCCACAGTCTGCTCCTACAACAAATGGCTGCTCgtccagagaaagggagagaggtTGTGAATGCTCTGATAATTCTGCTGGGAACGTCACGGTCCCGTCTGCTGTAGGTGCAGCATCCTTTACTTTGATTGGCTTCAGTAAAGGCTGTGTGGTTCTCAACCAGCTGCTTTATGAGctgaaggaagcaaaaaaagaCAAGAATACAAATGCCTTCctaaaaaacataaaagcaatTTACTGGCTGGATGGTGGTCACTCAGGAGGAAGCAACACTTGGGTTACTTACcctgaaatgctgaaagaaCTTGCAGAGACAGGAATTAAAGTTCATGCTCACGTTACACCATACCAAGTGTTTGACACAATGAGGTCATGGATTGGGAGAGAGCATGAGAAATTTGTACAGATACTTGAAGAATTTGGTGTGGAAATAAATGATCAACTGCATTTTGCTGATGAAGTTCCCTCTTTAGACAACCATTTCAGAGTTCATGAAGTATTTTGA